One window of the Pseudomonas lurida genome contains the following:
- a CDS encoding MBL fold metallo-hydrolase: MTLTPPTLIRETFPVGPLQCNCTIIGDPISKQAIVVDPGGNHELILARLDALGLKVVSIIHTHAHLDHFLASGQLKEKTGATLHLHKEDQFLWDNLEMQCQMFRVPYTPVPAPDRWLEDDEELACGCGVALHTPGHTPGSMSFWFADAKLLIAGDTLFRRGVGRTDLWGGDQATIVRSIKQRLYTLDEGATVVTGHGPDTRLGDEMRENPFVRA, translated from the coding sequence ATGACGCTAACGCCCCCCACGCTCATTCGCGAAACCTTCCCCGTCGGCCCGTTGCAGTGCAACTGCACCATCATCGGCGACCCCATTAGCAAGCAAGCCATCGTCGTCGATCCGGGCGGCAACCATGAACTTATCCTGGCGCGGCTCGATGCCCTGGGGCTCAAGGTGGTGAGCATCATCCACACCCATGCCCACCTGGATCACTTCCTGGCGTCTGGCCAGTTGAAAGAGAAGACCGGCGCCACGTTGCACCTGCACAAAGAGGATCAATTCCTTTGGGATAACCTGGAAATGCAGTGCCAGATGTTTCGTGTGCCCTATACCCCGGTGCCTGCCCCGGACCGCTGGCTGGAAGATGATGAAGAGCTGGCGTGCGGCTGCGGCGTGGCGTTGCACACGCCGGGGCATACGCCGGGTTCGATGAGCTTCTGGTTTGCCGATGCCAAGCTGCTGATTGCCGGCGATACACTGTTCCGTCGAGGCGTGGGGCGTACGGATCTATGGGGCGGCGACCAGGCCACCATCGTGCGTTCGATCAAGCAGCGTCTGTATACCCTGGACGAGGGCGCGACCGTGGTCACCGGTCACGGGCCGGACACCCGCTTGGGTGATGAAATGCGTGAGAATCCTTTCGTGCGGGCGTGA